One genomic segment of Hordeum vulgare subsp. vulgare chromosome 2H, MorexV3_pseudomolecules_assembly, whole genome shotgun sequence includes these proteins:
- the LOC123428110 gene encoding golgin candidate 2, with the protein MAGWISSKLKAAETLLHQIDQQAAESLGKSSSASDLTALQQPSSSASLLDAPAPRRPPPATPPPSLGLRIAARRRSQPPPPPPSAPRRSASAAADLSAQDRPGAEPAVAVEAKAEEDRRDREEDEKGGPSESGSGSGSDDDSDGSGSDDSEEERRREEERSRRRAERLAAMAARAIAEREEAVARLEGEKTSLEKLLAVREKEQAQEASELQTSMIETMEATEIEKIRHNSTRMEALVRLAELEVTNAELAKSLAREQWNLEVQVDQVAHLREEVDLKTFAQDKYKRKIAKIQKTSAPLVDEIESLRRLKLEDEIIDAEYTQTCDRIVSLKDKARKIEENIELTRRDMVQPTEVEIELKKRLDQLTDRLIQKQMQVESLSSEKSTLVLRMEAVSRLLDTNASSLASSSSSSRIDIEAGTWQESYSPYSSPRLRDRIRSGKQHLGYAIRQLDSIFSAGHIFLRRNPKAQVGAAVYLVCLHIWVMYILSSHPAVPDTRPGATFSLESINKTSI; encoded by the exons aTGGCCGGCTGGATCTCCTCCAAGCTCAAGGCCGCGGAAaccctcctccaccaa ATCGACCAGCAGGCGGCGGAGTCGCTCGGCAAGTCCTCCTCGGCCTCCGACCTCACCGCCCTCCAGCAGCCCTCCTCGTCGGCCTCGCTCCTCGACGCCCCCGCCCCGCGCAGGCCGCCCCCGGCGACCCCGCCTCCCTCCCTCGGCCTCCGCATCGCCGCCAGGCGCCGCTCCCAGCCTCCCCCTCCGCCCCCCTCCGCGCCCCGCCGCTCCGCCTCCGCCGCGGCGGATCTCTCGGCCCAGGATCGGCCCGGCGCCGAGCCTGCCGTTGCGGTCGAGGCGAAGGCGGAGGAGGATCGGAGGGAtcgggaggaggacgagaagggagGCCCGTCTGAGAGCgggagcgggagcgggagcgATGACGATTCCGATGGGTCCGGGAGCGACGATTCGGAGGAGGAGAGGCGGAGGGAGGAAGAGCGGAGCCGGCGGCGTGCCGAGCGGCTCGCGGCGATGGCCGCGCGAGCCATTGCGGAGAGGGAGGAGGCCGTGGCCAGGCTCGAGGGGGAGAAGACTAGCCTTGAGAAGCTGCTCGCCGTGCGCGAGAAGGAGCAAGCGCAAGAG GCTTCAGAGTTGCAGACTAGTATGATTGAAACCATGGAAGCTACAGAGATAGAGAAAATACGGCATAACAGCACTAGAATGGAAGCCCTCGTGCGGTTGGCTGAGCTTGAG GTTACAAATGCAGAGCTTGCAAAGTCACTTGCCAGGGAGCAATGGAATCTTGAAGTTCAA GTTGATCAAGTGGCTCATCTTCGAGAGGAAGTTGACTTGAAGACTTTTGCCCAAGATA AGTACAAGAGAAAGATAGCGAAGATACAGAAGACAAGTGCCCCTTTAGTTGATGAA ATAGAATCCTTGAGAAGGTTAAAGCTGGAAGACGAAATTATTGATGCAGAATACACTCAGACCTGTGATAGAATTGTCAGCTTGAAGGACAAG GCAAGGAAGATTGAAGAAAACATTGAGCTGACAAGAAGGGACATGGTGCAACCTACAGAGGTTGAAATTGAGCTCAAGAAGAGGCTTGATCAACTCACTGATCGGTTGATTCAGAAACAAATGCAG GTTGAGTCCCTGTCTTCAGAGAAGTCAACTTTGGTACTGAGAATGGAG GCCGTTTCGAGGTTGCTCGACACCAACGCCTCGTCGCTGGCGTCTTCAAGCTCGTCGTCGAGGATAGACATCGAGGCCGgtacatggcaagaatcatattcACCATATTCTTCCCCAAGGCTGCGTGACAGGATACGGAGTGGGAAGCAGCACCTGGGATACGCGATACGGCAGCTCGACTCCATCTTCTCGGCCGGTCACATCTTCCTGCGTAGGAATCCGAAGGCGCAGGTCGGGGCCGCGGTGTACCTGGTGTGCCTCCACATATGGGTCATGTACATACTGTCGTCGCATCCCGCTGTGCCGGACACCCGCCCCGGCGCCACCTTCTCTCTGGAGTCGATCAACAAGACTAGCATTTAA
- the LOC123431021 gene encoding BTB/POZ and MATH domain-containing protein 1-like yields MAEQQSSIARVPSRCTAETARAMVAFEIAGYSLHKGLGRGKYLCSPAFFVGGYEWYIWYYPDGNDEESEGYISVFLKLPTKNAEARALCKWKVVDQNKGVSIVVHSGKEPQLFHRQKSTWGIPKTCRTIAEYLYLQNDCLVIECEVSVIKGAIEVHVPPSDLLDNLATLLEGKKGADVTFKVQGEVFPAHKNLLAVRSAVFDAEFYGPMADKGAHDITIDDMEPAVFKAFLHFIYTDSMPSMDDLDGDDRREMVKHLLVAADKYAMGRMKMICEGMLCKCLGIETVATILALADQHHCSNLKDACIEFMLSSNRMDDVIASQGYAHLKRSFPGLFVELFERTVKSRKI; encoded by the exons ATGGCAGAACAGCAGAGTTCAATAGCGAGGGTGCCGTCGAGGTGCACAGCAGAGACGGCGCGGGCCATGGTCGCGTTCGAGATCGCCGGTTACAGCCTGCACAAGGGCCTCGGTAGAGGAAAATATCTCTGTTCCCCGGCATTCTTCGTCGGCGGCTACGAATGGTACATCTGGTACTACCCCGACGGAAACGACGAGGAGAGTGAAGGTTACATCTCTGTCTTCCTCAAGCTCCCGACCAAGAACGCAGAGGCGAGGGCGCTCTGCAAATGGAAGGTTGTGGATCAGAATAAGGGGGTGTCGATTGTGGTGCACTCGGGCAAAGAGCCACAATTGTTTCACCGTCAAAAGTCTACCTGGGGCATACCAAA GACCTGCAGAACGATTGCTGAGTACTTGTACCTGCAGAACGATTGCCTGGTGATCGAGTGCGAAGTCAGTGTCATCAAGGGAGCAATCGAGGTCCATGTGCCGCCCTCCGACCTTTTGGATAATCTTGCAACGTTGCTAGAGGGGAAGAAAGGAGCCGACGTGACTTTTAAGGTGCAAGGGGAGGTTTTTCCAGCTCATAAGAATTTGCTTGCGGTGCGATCGGCGGTCTTCGATGCGGAGTTCTACGGGCCGATGGCGGACAAAGGGGCGCACGACATAACTATTGATGACATGGAGCCTGCTGTTTTCAAGGCATTTCTTCACTTCATCTACACGGATTCAATGCCTTCCATGGACGATCTTGATGGTGATGACAGAAGAGAAATGGTTAAGCACTTGCTCGTGGCTGCagacaagtatgcgatgggaaggATGAAGATGATTTGTGAAGGGATGCTATGTAAGTGTCTTGGCATTGAGACCGTGGCAACCATATTGGCTCTAGCTGACCAGCATCATTGCAGCAACCTCAAAGATGCTTGCATTGAATTTATGCTCTCTTCGAATAGAATGGATGATGTGATCGCAAGCCAAGGGTATGCACACCTCAAGAGATCTTTTCCTGGTCTCTTTGTAGAGTTGTTTGAGAGGACAGTTAAGTCCCGCAAAATTTAG